A DNA window from Methylobacterium sp. NMS14P contains the following coding sequences:
- a CDS encoding MMPL family transporter: MIESLVAFSVRYRWIVIAFTAFLTVASLGVAAHLFRINTDVERLIDPKEPWRQDEINFEKAFPQRSNTIVAVINGETPEETEEAAANLAKALTAHKNLIETVYRPDGGPFFNKNGLLLMSQADLDKTLEALTQQQGLLGPLAADPSLRGIMRVLTLGARGVKTGDAKIEDLEKPMGQIDATLQKVLAGQPARMSWQELLSGGETSVTDKMKFVVIQPVLDFNALEPGYQATKLIRNVAKDLGIDGQNGLRMRLTGTVAVADEEFATLSEDAGLNNSIIVGAIVLFLWLALRSGKLVGAVIITTFAGLVVTAALGLIMVKELNPISVAFAALFVGLGIDFGIQFSVRYRADRYEQPTLESAIRAAARGVGWSLTLAAVSLVAGFFAFLPTAFRGVSELGLIAGVGMIVAFLFSLILLPALIAVFKPVGEKAAVQTDWLVGVDPWIIRHRKPILIGVGLVTLAGAPLLWHLPFDSNPMHLRSAKTQSIATYLDLIKNPETSPNFIDVLAPSVAEVPSLSKTLLALPVTASVNSIDTFVPRDQDKKLAQIADTAQLLDPVLNPGRRPPPPTDADNVKALKDAAAALNGLSADAKGDAKGAQEAKQLAGTLDKLAAGPIQLREAASVALTKDLVPLLARLRDLLHPEKITLENLPPQLKADWVAADGRARIEVHPKGDSNDDTVLRRFSDEVLKVAPHATGAPVATTQSSYTILGAFVQAAVTAFVLIFVILSVALRKPWDVAMTLGPLVIATLWTLMAMRIVGMPLNFANIIALPLMLAVGVAFHIYYVIAWRAGVTDMLASSLTRAIFFSALTTGSAFGSLVLSSHPGTASMGKLLALSLFFTLVAAFFVVPATLGEPPEQPDEDRPEAEKAAGAALRKAAPHQDPVPAK; the protein is encoded by the coding sequence GTGATCGAAAGTCTCGTCGCGTTCTCGGTGCGGTATCGGTGGATCGTGATCGCCTTCACGGCGTTCCTCACGGTCGCGAGCCTCGGAGTCGCGGCGCACCTGTTCCGAATCAACACCGATGTCGAGCGGCTGATCGACCCGAAGGAGCCGTGGCGGCAGGACGAGATCAATTTCGAGAAGGCGTTCCCGCAGCGCAGCAACACCATCGTCGCGGTCATCAACGGCGAGACGCCGGAGGAGACCGAGGAGGCGGCCGCCAACCTCGCCAAGGCGCTCACGGCGCACAAGAACCTGATCGAGACGGTCTACCGGCCCGACGGCGGACCGTTCTTCAACAAGAACGGCCTGCTGCTGATGTCGCAGGCGGACCTCGACAAGACTCTCGAGGCGCTGACCCAGCAGCAGGGTCTGCTCGGGCCGCTCGCCGCCGACCCGTCGCTGCGGGGCATCATGCGGGTGCTGACGCTGGGCGCGCGCGGCGTGAAGACCGGCGACGCCAAGATCGAGGATCTCGAGAAGCCCATGGGGCAGATCGACGCCACCCTGCAGAAGGTGCTGGCGGGTCAGCCGGCGCGGATGTCCTGGCAGGAGCTCCTGTCGGGGGGTGAGACCAGCGTCACCGACAAGATGAAGTTCGTGGTGATCCAGCCGGTCCTCGACTTCAACGCCCTGGAGCCGGGCTACCAGGCGACCAAGCTGATCCGCAACGTCGCCAAGGATCTCGGGATCGACGGCCAGAACGGCCTGCGGATGCGCTTGACCGGCACGGTGGCGGTGGCGGACGAGGAGTTCGCGACGCTGTCGGAGGATGCCGGCCTCAACAACAGCATCATCGTCGGCGCGATCGTGCTGTTCCTGTGGCTGGCCCTGCGCTCGGGCAAGCTCGTCGGCGCGGTGATCATCACCACCTTCGCGGGCCTCGTGGTCACGGCCGCCCTGGGCCTCATCATGGTCAAGGAGCTGAATCCGATCTCGGTGGCCTTCGCCGCCCTGTTCGTCGGACTCGGCATCGATTTCGGCATCCAGTTCTCGGTGCGCTACCGGGCCGACCGCTACGAGCAGCCGACCCTGGAGAGCGCGATCCGCGCCGCGGCCCGGGGCGTCGGCTGGTCGCTGACGCTCGCCGCGGTGTCGCTGGTGGCGGGCTTCTTCGCCTTCCTGCCCACGGCCTTCCGGGGCGTGTCGGAGCTGGGCCTGATCGCCGGCGTCGGCATGATCGTGGCCTTCCTGTTCTCGCTGATCCTGCTGCCGGCGCTGATCGCGGTGTTCAAGCCGGTGGGCGAGAAGGCCGCGGTCCAGACCGATTGGCTCGTCGGCGTCGACCCGTGGATCATCCGGCACCGCAAGCCGATCCTGATCGGCGTCGGCCTCGTGACCCTGGCCGGCGCGCCGCTGCTCTGGCACCTGCCGTTCGACTCGAACCCGATGCACCTGCGCAGCGCCAAGACGCAGTCCATCGCGACCTATCTGGACCTGATCAAGAATCCCGAGACCAGCCCGAACTTCATCGACGTCCTGGCGCCCAGCGTCGCGGAGGTCCCGTCGCTGTCGAAGACGCTCCTGGCCCTGCCGGTCACCGCCTCGGTCAACAGCATCGACACCTTCGTGCCGCGGGATCAGGACAAGAAGCTGGCCCAGATCGCCGACACGGCCCAGCTCCTCGACCCGGTGCTCAATCCCGGCCGCCGGCCGCCGCCGCCGACCGACGCCGACAACGTCAAGGCGCTCAAGGACGCCGCCGCGGCGCTCAACGGCCTCTCGGCCGACGCCAAGGGCGACGCGAAGGGCGCCCAGGAGGCCAAGCAGCTCGCCGGCACCCTGGACAAGCTCGCCGCCGGCCCGATCCAGCTGCGCGAGGCGGCCTCGGTGGCGCTGACCAAGGACTTGGTACCGCTGCTCGCGCGCCTGCGCGACCTGCTGCATCCCGAGAAGATCACGCTGGAGAACCTGCCGCCGCAGCTCAAGGCCGACTGGGTGGCGGCAGACGGCCGGGCGCGCATCGAGGTCCACCCGAAGGGCGACTCGAACGACGACACGGTGCTCCGCCGGTTCTCGGACGAGGTCCTGAAGGTCGCCCCGCACGCGACCGGCGCGCCCGTGGCCACGACGCAGTCGAGTTACACGATCCTGGGCGCCTTCGTGCAGGCGGCGGTGACGGCCTTCGTGCTGATCTTCGTCATCCTGTCGGTCGCCCTGCGCAAGCCCTGGGACGTGGCGATGACCCTCGGCCCGCTGGTGATCGCGACCCTCTGGACGCTGATGGCGATGCGCATCGTCGGCATGCCGCTGAACTTCGCCAACATCATCGCCCTGCCGCTGATGCTCGCGGTCGGCGTGGCGTTCCACATCTACTACGTGATCGCGTGGCGGGCGGGCGTGACCGACATGCTCGCCTCCAGCCTGACCCGGGCGATCTTCTTCTCGGCGCTGACCACGGGCAGCGCCTTCGGGTCGCTGGTCCTGTCGAGCCATCCGGGCACGGCCAGCATGGGCAAGCTGCTGGCGCTGTCGCTGTTCTTCACCCTGGTGGCGGCGTTCTTCGTGGTTCCGGCGACCCTCGGCGAGCCGCCGGAGCAGCCCGACGAGGATCGTCCGGAAGCCGAGAAGGCGGCCGGCGCGGCCCTGCGCAAGGCCGCCCCGCACCAGGACCCGGTGCCGGCCAAGTAG
- a CDS encoding helix-turn-helix domain-containing GNAT family N-acetyltransferase, giving the protein MGPAEIARVRRFARAVTAEVGALDSSFLGRGRPLGAARVLNAIGAGRAEIGAIRTYLGLDSGLMSRLLRSLEEEGLVATAPHPADARRRIASLTEAGRREFAAYEALSDARAVALLERAPQVEALLHAMDRVALALGRDAVAITEADPASESARACLAAYYAELGSRFAGGFDVALSCDPEASAMVRPRGVFLLACADGLPVGCVGLKGGGGAVAEIKRLWVDPAARGLGLAKRLMEESEAAARGLGVRTLRLDTSSALPEALALYRRSGWVEIDRFNDDPYPDHFFEKAV; this is encoded by the coding sequence ATGGGACCTGCCGAGATCGCCCGCGTCCGCCGGTTCGCCCGCGCCGTCACCGCCGAGGTCGGCGCGCTCGATTCCTCGTTCCTGGGTCGCGGCCGCCCCCTGGGCGCGGCGCGCGTCCTGAACGCCATCGGAGCCGGGCGCGCGGAGATCGGTGCGATCCGCACCTATCTCGGTCTCGATTCCGGCCTGATGAGCCGTCTCCTGCGGAGCCTGGAGGAGGAGGGGCTGGTCGCGACGGCGCCGCATCCCGCGGATGCCCGCCGCCGGATCGCGTCCCTGACGGAGGCCGGGCGGCGCGAGTTCGCGGCCTACGAGGCGCTGTCGGATGCCCGGGCCGTCGCCCTGCTGGAGCGCGCGCCGCAGGTGGAGGCGCTCCTGCACGCCATGGACCGGGTCGCCCTGGCGCTCGGCCGCGACGCCGTCGCGATCACGGAGGCCGATCCCGCGAGCGAGTCCGCCCGCGCCTGCCTCGCCGCCTACTACGCCGAGCTGGGGAGCCGATTCGCCGGCGGGTTCGACGTCGCCCTGTCGTGCGACCCCGAGGCCAGCGCCATGGTGCGTCCGCGCGGCGTGTTCCTGCTCGCGTGCGCCGACGGCCTGCCGGTCGGATGCGTCGGACTCAAGGGAGGCGGCGGCGCGGTCGCGGAGATCAAGCGGCTCTGGGTCGATCCCGCGGCGCGCGGGCTGGGCCTCGCCAAGCGGCTCATGGAGGAGTCCGAGGCCGCCGCCCGCGGGCTCGGGGTCCGGACGCTGCGGCTCGACACCAGCAGCGCCCTCCCCGAGGCGCTGGCGCTCTACCGGCGGTCGGGCTGGGTGGAGATCGACCGCTTCAACGACGACCCGTACCCGGACCACTTCTTCGAGAAGGCCGTCTGA
- the hpnK gene encoding hopanoid biosynthesis-associated protein HpnK encodes MKRLVVTADDFGLSPEVNEAVEQAHRDGILTAASLMVSAPAAADAVARARRMPSLRVGLHLVLVEAWPTLPAADLPDLTDEAGLMRADMARLGLDFARRPAARRQLAAEIRAQFEAYRATGLPLDHVNAHKHFHVHPLIAGAVLRVGRDFGMRALRVPREPREILRRAEPGARPRAALDIAPWAALLAVRARQAGLLIPDRTLGLAWSGAMTPARVAALLAELPDGLTELYTHPATAAGFPGEAPGYRYADERDALIAPASRSAADASGAVRGGFSDFLA; translated from the coding sequence GTGAAGCGTCTGGTCGTCACCGCGGACGATTTCGGGCTGAGTCCCGAGGTCAACGAGGCCGTCGAGCAGGCGCATCGCGACGGGATCCTCACGGCGGCGAGCCTGATGGTCTCGGCGCCGGCCGCCGCCGACGCCGTCGCGCGGGCGCGGCGGATGCCATCCCTGCGGGTCGGGCTGCACCTCGTCCTCGTGGAGGCGTGGCCTACCCTCCCCGCCGCGGACCTGCCCGACCTGACGGACGAAGCCGGCCTGATGCGGGCCGACATGGCCCGCCTCGGCCTCGACTTCGCCCGCAGGCCCGCGGCCCGGCGCCAGCTCGCCGCCGAGATCCGCGCGCAGTTCGAGGCCTACCGGGCCACCGGCCTGCCGCTGGACCACGTCAACGCCCACAAGCACTTCCACGTCCACCCGCTGATCGCCGGGGCGGTGCTGCGCGTCGGCCGCGACTTCGGGATGCGCGCCCTGCGGGTTCCCCGGGAGCCGCGCGAGATCCTGCGCCGCGCCGAGCCCGGAGCCCGGCCGCGGGCCGCCCTCGACATCGCCCCCTGGGCGGCGCTGCTCGCCGTCCGCGCCCGGCAGGCCGGGCTGCTGATCCCCGACCGCACCCTCGGCCTCGCGTGGTCCGGCGCCATGACGCCCGCCCGCGTCGCGGCCCTGCTGGCCGAACTTCCGGACGGTCTGACCGAGCTCTACACCCACCCGGCCACCGCCGCCGGCTTCCCCGGCGAGGCGCCGGGCTACCGCTACGCCGACGAGCGGGACGCGCTGATCGCCCCCGCATCCCGGTCGGCTGCCGACGCGTCGGGCGCGGTCCGCGGCGGGTTCTCCGACTTCCTCGCTTGA
- the hpnJ gene encoding hopanoid biosynthesis associated radical SAM protein HpnJ yields the protein MRTLFLQAPTFDGFDGGAGSRYQAKREIKSFWYPTWLAQPAALVPNSKLIDAPPHNIKLAEIVAQANDFDLVVLHTSVPSFKSDVKTIEALKAANPKLIAGLIGAKVAVDAAGAMAQAPVVDFCARNEFDFTVKEVADGVPMSEIKGLSYRDANGVVVHNEDREIMTDMDQLPFVTSVYKRDLEMEKYFIGYLKHPYISFYSGRGCKSRCTFCLWPQTVGGHTYRTRSVAHVIEEIKYCLKEFPQTKEFFFDDDTFTDNLPRAEEIARELGKLGVTWSCNAKANVPRETLKVLKENGLRLLLVGYESGNQQILHNIKKGMRVEVAEKFTKDCHDLGIAIHGTFILGLPGETKETIQETIAFAKRINPHTIQVSLAAPYPGTFLYKQAVENGWLDIENAELVDENGVQVAPLHYPHLSHTEIFTSVEEFYKKFYFRAPKIASIVSEMVRSPDMMKRRLREGVEFYRFLKERQGTAKAA from the coding sequence ATGCGCACGCTCTTCCTCCAGGCCCCCACCTTCGACGGTTTCGACGGCGGTGCCGGCTCCCGTTACCAGGCCAAGCGCGAGATCAAGTCGTTCTGGTACCCGACCTGGCTGGCCCAGCCGGCCGCCCTGGTGCCGAACTCGAAGCTGATCGACGCGCCGCCGCACAACATCAAGCTCGCCGAGATCGTGGCCCAGGCCAACGACTTCGACCTCGTCGTGCTCCACACCTCGGTGCCGTCGTTCAAGTCCGACGTGAAGACGATCGAGGCGCTCAAGGCCGCCAACCCGAAGCTCATCGCCGGCCTGATCGGCGCCAAGGTCGCGGTCGACGCCGCCGGCGCGATGGCCCAGGCCCCGGTGGTCGACTTCTGCGCCCGCAACGAGTTCGACTTCACCGTCAAGGAGGTCGCCGACGGCGTCCCGATGTCGGAGATCAAGGGGCTGTCCTATCGCGACGCCAACGGTGTCGTGGTCCACAACGAGGACCGCGAGATCATGACCGACATGGATCAGCTGCCCTTCGTCACCAGCGTCTACAAGCGCGACCTGGAGATGGAGAAGTACTTCATCGGGTACCTCAAGCACCCCTACATCTCGTTCTACTCGGGCCGGGGCTGCAAGAGCCGCTGCACCTTCTGCCTCTGGCCGCAGACGGTCGGCGGCCACACCTACCGCACCCGCTCGGTCGCCCACGTGATCGAGGAGATCAAGTACTGCCTGAAGGAGTTCCCGCAGACCAAGGAGTTCTTCTTCGACGACGACACCTTCACCGATAACCTGCCGCGCGCCGAGGAGATCGCCCGCGAGCTCGGCAAGCTCGGCGTCACGTGGTCGTGCAACGCCAAGGCGAACGTGCCGCGCGAGACCCTGAAGGTGCTCAAGGAGAACGGCCTGCGCCTGCTGCTTGTCGGCTACGAGTCCGGCAACCAGCAGATCCTGCACAACATCAAGAAGGGCATGCGGGTCGAGGTCGCCGAGAAGTTCACCAAGGATTGCCACGACCTGGGCATCGCCATCCACGGCACTTTCATCCTCGGCCTGCCGGGCGAGACGAAGGAGACGATCCAGGAGACGATCGCCTTCGCCAAGCGGATCAACCCGCACACGATCCAGGTCTCGCTGGCCGCGCCCTACCCGGGCACCTTCCTGTACAAGCAGGCGGTGGAGAACGGCTGGCTCGACATCGAGAACGCCGAGCTCGTCGACGAGAACGGCGTGCAGGTCGCGCCGCTGCACTACCCGCACCTCTCGCACACCGAGATCTTCACCTCGGTCGAGGAGTTCTACAAGAAGTTCTACTTCCGCGCGCCGAAGATCGCCTCGATCGTCAGCGAGATGGTGCGCTCGCCCGACATGATGAAGCGCCGCCTGCGCGAGGGCGTCGAGTTCTACCGCTTCCTCAAGGAGCGTCAGGGCACCGCCAAGGCGGCGTGA
- the hpnI gene encoding bacteriohopanetetrol glucosamine biosynthesis glycosyltransferase HpnI: protein MDVSSLALLGLSWLSLLCLILAAAGCVYGLAAATCAGRYAGRRPPVLPAGATRPSVTVLKPLCGLEPNLYANLETVLRQDYAGPVQVLFGVQKSTDPAIGVVERLQQAYPDARIDLVIDGRQHGSNRKVSNLINMAEAIAHDVVVLADSDMVVGSDYLERLVAELSQDGVTGVTCLYHGVPAFRGLYDQLSTLAIDTHFLPNVVMGLSLGLAKPCFGSTVAFTRASLEAVGGFRTFRNDLADDYAIGAALRGLGGRVVIPSFTIGHTSVDTDLSGLWRHELRWNRTIRTVDPAGYAGSIVTHAFPLALLGALLPGAGTGALWVAAAALASRVLLCRQLERAFGLAPHPYGLLPIRDILSFLNFSWAFVSGSVTWKGHDYHVVADGTLIPDAELGRDAGAPLR, encoded by the coding sequence ATGGATGTCTCCTCGCTGGCGCTGCTCGGCCTCTCGTGGCTCTCGCTGCTCTGCCTGATCCTGGCGGCGGCGGGCTGCGTCTACGGGCTGGCCGCGGCCACCTGCGCCGGCCGCTACGCGGGGCGCCGCCCGCCCGTGCTCCCCGCCGGCGCGACGCGGCCCTCCGTGACCGTGCTGAAGCCGCTCTGCGGCCTCGAGCCCAATCTCTACGCGAATCTCGAGACCGTGCTGCGCCAGGACTACGCCGGGCCGGTCCAGGTCCTGTTCGGCGTCCAAAAGTCCACCGATCCCGCGATCGGCGTGGTCGAGCGCCTGCAGCAGGCCTATCCCGACGCCCGCATCGACCTGGTGATCGACGGTCGGCAGCACGGGTCGAACCGCAAGGTCTCCAACCTGATCAACATGGCCGAGGCCATCGCCCACGACGTGGTGGTGCTGGCCGACAGCGACATGGTGGTGGGCTCCGACTACCTGGAGCGCCTCGTCGCGGAGCTGTCGCAGGACGGCGTCACCGGCGTCACCTGCCTGTACCACGGCGTCCCGGCCTTCCGGGGCCTGTACGACCAGCTCTCGACGCTCGCGATCGACACCCACTTCCTGCCCAACGTCGTGATGGGCCTGAGCCTCGGGCTGGCGAAGCCCTGCTTCGGCTCCACCGTGGCCTTCACCCGGGCGAGCCTGGAGGCGGTGGGCGGCTTCCGCACCTTCCGCAACGATCTCGCGGACGATTACGCCATCGGCGCCGCCCTGCGCGGCCTCGGCGGCCGCGTGGTGATCCCGAGCTTCACGATCGGTCACACCAGCGTCGACACCGATCTCTCCGGCCTGTGGCGGCACGAGCTGCGCTGGAACCGGACGATCCGCACCGTCGACCCGGCCGGCTACGCCGGCTCGATCGTCACCCACGCCTTCCCGCTCGCCCTGCTGGGCGCGCTCCTGCCCGGCGCCGGGACCGGCGCGCTCTGGGTCGCCGCCGCGGCGCTGGCGAGCCGCGTGCTGCTCTGCCGGCAGCTGGAGCGGGCCTTCGGCCTCGCCCCGCACCCCTACGGACTGTTGCCGATCCGCGACATCCTCTCCTTCCTGAACTTCTCCTGGGCCTTCGTGTCGGGGTCGGTGACATGGAAAGGTCACGATTATCACGTGGTTGCGGATGGCACACTGATCCCGGACGCCGAACTCGGCCGCGATGCCGGCGCGCCGCTCCGCTGA
- a CDS encoding MlaC/ttg2D family ABC transporter substrate-binding protein: MRLTRRLAAALIAAPMALTLLVPAPSWAADDPAVQTVRDLYAAFSAALKDGPGPLPARVEAVGPALDKAFDFPAMTRIAVGSKWSSFTPEQQAAVIDAFKRSLTVTYANRLARAAGGKFDVTPKVEERGAQRVVPTRVTAADGDDSAVDFVVNADNRIQDVLLNGDVSEIAAQRNALSAPLKSGGADGVVKFLRARVDGMLAAKPTP; this comes from the coding sequence GTGCGCCTGACCCGCCGGCTCGCGGCCGCCCTCATCGCCGCTCCCATGGCCCTGACCCTGCTCGTCCCGGCCCCGTCGTGGGCCGCGGACGATCCGGCCGTTCAGACCGTGCGCGACCTGTACGCCGCCTTCTCGGCCGCGCTGAAGGACGGGCCCGGCCCCCTGCCGGCCAGGGTCGAGGCCGTGGGCCCCGCGCTCGACAAGGCGTTCGACTTCCCCGCCATGACCCGCATCGCGGTGGGCTCGAAATGGTCGAGCTTCACCCCGGAGCAGCAGGCGGCGGTGATCGACGCGTTCAAGCGCAGCCTGACCGTGACCTACGCCAACCGGCTGGCCCGCGCCGCCGGCGGCAAGTTCGACGTGACCCCGAAGGTCGAGGAGCGGGGCGCCCAGCGCGTGGTGCCGACCCGCGTCACCGCCGCGGACGGCGACGATTCCGCCGTGGACTTCGTCGTCAACGCCGACAACCGCATCCAGGACGTCCTGCTCAACGGCGACGTCAGCGAGATCGCCGCGCAGCGGAACGCCCTGTCGGCGCCGCTGAAGTCCGGCGGGGCCGACGGCGTCGTGAAGTTCCTCCGGGCGCGGGTCGACGGCATGCTCGCGGCCAAGCCGACGCCCTGA
- a CDS encoding flippase-like domain-containing protein — protein MKRLTTLASIAGLCTVVGLFMSSGLEDVSAAVVSAGWGAALVVLARLVAVAWAGLGWYVVFPAGATKLADCVSLRFVREGINTLLPVATVGGDFVGARLLSKRNVPGALAGASMFVDLMTQALTQLLFTVAGLALLVLISGDGPIAHTVEGGLALAVPALGAFYLIQRRAGHRLIQALLSRFASGREWRAFGAIDQLYDSLRRLYGNHGRFAAALAVHLVGWVIGTLEVYVCLRFMGYPIDFAQALMIESLAQAVRGAAFAVPGALGAQEGGLIALCGLFNIPAEAALALSLVKRFADLGVGLPSLLLWHRIESKLRSEAPEEEEREPEPEAGRKAKRIAQPATLGPFYSYAPPRMGARLGDGEELKKCA, from the coding sequence ATGAAGCGCCTGACGACCTTGGCCTCGATCGCCGGTCTGTGCACGGTCGTCGGCCTGTTCATGTCCTCCGGTCTGGAGGACGTGTCGGCCGCCGTCGTGAGTGCCGGCTGGGGCGCCGCCCTGGTGGTGCTGGCGCGCCTCGTGGCCGTCGCCTGGGCGGGGCTCGGCTGGTACGTCGTGTTCCCCGCCGGCGCGACCAAGCTCGCCGACTGCGTCTCGCTCCGCTTCGTCCGCGAGGGCATCAACACGCTGCTGCCCGTCGCCACCGTCGGCGGTGACTTCGTCGGCGCCCGCCTCCTGTCGAAGCGCAACGTCCCGGGCGCGCTCGCGGGCGCCAGCATGTTCGTCGATCTGATGACCCAGGCGCTGACGCAGCTCCTGTTCACGGTGGCCGGCCTCGCCCTGCTGGTCCTGATCTCCGGCGACGGCCCGATCGCCCACACGGTCGAGGGCGGGCTGGCCCTGGCGGTCCCGGCGCTCGGCGCCTTCTACCTGATCCAGCGCCGGGCCGGTCACCGCCTGATCCAGGCCCTGCTCAGCCGCTTCGCCTCCGGGCGCGAGTGGCGGGCCTTCGGCGCCATCGACCAGCTCTACGACAGCCTGCGCCGGCTCTACGGCAACCACGGTCGCTTCGCGGCGGCCCTCGCGGTCCACCTCGTCGGCTGGGTGATCGGCACGCTCGAGGTCTATGTCTGCCTGCGGTTCATGGGCTACCCGATCGACTTCGCGCAGGCGCTCATGATCGAGAGCCTCGCCCAGGCCGTGCGCGGCGCGGCCTTCGCGGTGCCCGGCGCCCTGGGCGCGCAGGAGGGCGGCCTGATCGCCCTGTGCGGCCTGTTCAATATCCCGGCCGAGGCGGCGCTCGCCCTGTCGCTGGTCAAGCGCTTCGCCGATCTCGGCGTCGGGCTCCCGAGCCTCCTGCTCTGGCACCGGATCGAGTCCAAGCTCCGGTCCGAGGCGCCCGAGGAAGAGGAGCGCGAGCCGGAGCCGGAGGCCGGGCGCAAGGCCAAGAGGATCGCGCAGCCCGCCACCCTCGGCCCGTTCTACAGCTACGCCCCGCCGCGCATGGGGGCGCGGCTCGGCGACGGCGAGGAGTTGAAGAAGTGCGCCTGA
- a CDS encoding amidinotransferase has translation MERESPITALEAVTDDTHAGGLPGGTGPGVPAPQSPVMAWNEWDPLEEVIVGSLDGATIPTHHLTVIFNLPRAAQPFYRLASGWKYPKFMKKLAQAELDNFITILAGEGVKVRRPDTVDFSKKFKAPRWSSRGFCVACPRDPYLVIGDEIIESPMCWRSRYFEGDAYRSLFKEYFRAGARWTSAPRPQLTDDLYNYDYRVPNLKAGEPMQFTVNEFEPVFDAADFVRCGRDLFVTRSNVTNLMGIEWLRRHLGPGFRIHEIESRCPQPMHIDSSFMPLAPGKVLVNPDYVDVEKLPAVLKKWDVLVAPRPDPVEGFMSKISMCSPWTSINVLAITEKKIVVDQSQPTLIKALKDWGFDPIPAPFLSYGPFGGSFHCATLDVRRRGVLKSYF, from the coding sequence ATGGAGCGCGAATCACCGATCACGGCCCTGGAGGCCGTGACCGACGACACGCATGCGGGCGGTCTCCCGGGCGGGACCGGACCGGGCGTGCCGGCTCCCCAGTCGCCCGTGATGGCGTGGAACGAGTGGGACCCGCTGGAGGAGGTCATCGTCGGCTCGCTCGACGGCGCCACGATCCCGACCCACCACCTGACGGTGATCTTCAACCTGCCGCGCGCCGCGCAGCCGTTCTACCGGCTGGCGAGCGGCTGGAAGTATCCGAAGTTCATGAAGAAGCTCGCCCAGGCCGAGCTCGACAACTTCATCACCATCCTGGCCGGCGAGGGCGTGAAGGTCCGCCGTCCCGACACGGTGGATTTCTCCAAGAAGTTCAAGGCGCCGCGCTGGTCCTCCCGGGGCTTCTGCGTCGCCTGCCCGCGCGATCCCTACCTCGTCATCGGCGACGAGATCATCGAGAGCCCGATGTGCTGGCGCTCGCGCTACTTCGAGGGCGACGCCTACCGGTCGCTGTTCAAGGAGTACTTCCGCGCCGGCGCCCGCTGGACCTCGGCGCCGCGCCCGCAGCTGACCGACGACCTCTACAACTACGATTACCGGGTGCCGAACCTGAAGGCCGGCGAGCCCATGCAGTTCACGGTCAACGAGTTCGAGCCGGTCTTCGACGCCGCCGACTTCGTCCGCTGCGGCCGCGACCTGTTCGTCACCCGCTCCAACGTGACCAACCTGATGGGCATCGAGTGGCTGCGCCGCCACCTCGGCCCGGGCTTCCGCATCCACGAGATCGAGAGCCGCTGCCCGCAGCCGATGCACATCGACTCGTCGTTCATGCCGCTCGCCCCCGGCAAGGTTCTGGTGAACCCGGACTACGTCGACGTCGAGAAGCTCCCGGCGGTGCTCAAGAAGTGGGACGTGCTGGTCGCCCCGCGCCCCGACCCGGTCGAGGGCTTCATGAGCAAGATCTCGATGTGCTCGCCTTGGACCTCGATCAACGTCCTGGCGATCACCGAGAAGAAGATCGTCGTCGACCAGAGCCAGCCGACGCTGATCAAGGCCCTTAAGGACTGGGGCTTCGACCCGATCCCGGCGCCGTTCCTCAGCTACGGCCCGTTCGGCGGGTCGTTCCACTGCGCGACCCTCGACGTCCGCCGCCGGGGCGTGCTGAAGTCCTACTTCTAG